Genomic DNA from Manihot esculenta cultivar AM560-2 chromosome 15, M.esculenta_v8, whole genome shotgun sequence:
TCAATCCCTACCTCTGCTAAAAAATACTCCAACCCTCAAACAACCATCAAGGCTACTGCTGCAGAGGGAAAAACTGAGGAGGCTCCTGTGGGATTCACACCACCAGAGTTGGACCCAAATACCCCATCACCAATATTTGGCGGCAGCACTGGTGGGTTGTTAAAGAAGGCCCAGGTGGAGGAGTTTTACGTGATCACTTGGGATTCACCGAAGGAACAAATATTTGAAATGCTCACTGGTGGTGCAGCCATTATGAGGCAAGGTCCTAACTTGCTTAAGCTGGCAAGGAAAGAGCAGTGCTTGGCTCTTGGGACAAGGCTGAGGTCCAAATACAAGATTAAGTACCAGTTTTACAGGGTGTTTCCAAATGGGGAAGTCCAATATTTGCACCCGAAGGATGGGGTGTATCCTGAGAAGGTGAACCCAGGGCGTCAAGGTGTTGGCCAGAATTTCAGGTCAATCGGAAAGAATGCGAGTCCAATTGAGGTGAAGTTCACTGGGAAGCAAGTTTACGATTTGTGAGGTGAGTAAAGACTATGtgattattttacattttattttgtgtAATTGTATTCCTTTCTAAGGAGCAACAAGAGAAGCCAAACTTGCTACTTAAATACTTGAACATATATTTCTTTTGTATTATGAAGCTCTAGCCTAGCATAGTAAAATCGTTTCACATAGTAAAGAAGCATCAGACAGATACACAATCTGGTGGAACATCAGATTGAGCTATCAGCCAATTGCAGGGTAAGCGATGATCGACACAAAGCTAGCTTTGCTGCACAATCAGCTATTATATTTGCTTTCctactcaaaagaaaaaggaaaaggataAGAAATTGAACAGCTTTAACTGACGCTTGTTGTGAACTCAAATGCTAAACTCACAATATAATTATATTCGTTAATGGAATACAATAATACCTTAGGGAACGATAATTGCCAGGTTGCTGCAACACAAAACAACAACCAGTCGCTGCAGGGTTGGAAAGTGCTAAATTTCTGGGTTCGTAAATTGATCCATGGCCGCTTCCTTTCCTGAACAGCTTTAGGCGTCCATGGGCTGTTATCTCATCTTCTGTATGGATCGTGTCGGATATAGGC
This window encodes:
- the LOC110602112 gene encoding photosystem I reaction center subunit II, chloroplastic, producing MATQASLFTPTIISTLKSSNHVMVPWKQSSFISIPTSAKKYSNPQTTIKATAAEGKTEEAPVGFTPPELDPNTPSPIFGGSTGGLLKKAQVEEFYVITWDSPKEQIFEMLTGGAAIMRQGPNLLKLARKEQCLALGTRLRSKYKIKYQFYRVFPNGEVQYLHPKDGVYPEKVNPGRQGVGQNFRSIGKNASPIEVKFTGKQVYDL